In one Lolium rigidum isolate FL_2022 chromosome 3, APGP_CSIRO_Lrig_0.1, whole genome shotgun sequence genomic region, the following are encoded:
- the LOC124699578 gene encoding amino acid permease 3-like translates to MEKKQASYGKGPARMAPMEVSVEAGNGRESDWLDDDGRPRRSGTVWTASAHIITAVIGSGVLSLAWAIAQLGWAAGPAIMLLFAFVIYYTSTLLAQCYRSGDPENGKRNYTYMDAVRASLPGTKVKLCGVIQYANLVGVAIGYTIAASISMRAIRRADCFHYRHAKGQDGACRSSSNPYMIVFGVVQILFSQIPDFDQIWWLSIVAAVMSFTYSTIGLALGIAQTVANGGIKGSLTGLSVGPDVTSMQKVWRSLQAFGNIAFAYSYSIILIEIQDTVKAPPPSEAKVMKKATGISVVTTTVFYMLCGCMGYAAFGDEAPDNLLTGFGFYEPFWLLDVANAAIVVHLVGAYQVFCQPLFAFVEKWAAARWPDSAFIAKELRVGPFSLSLFRLTWRTAFVCLTTVVSMLLPFFGDVVGLLGALAFWPLTVYFPVEMYIVQRRVPRGSTRWVCLQMLSAACLVVSVAAAAGSIADVIGELKEYRPFSG, encoded by the exons ATGGAGAAGAAGCAAGCGAGCTACGGGAAGGGGCCGGCCAGGATGGCACCGATGGAAGTCTCGGTGGAGGCCGGGAACGGCCGGGAGTCAGACTGGCTCGACGACGACGGGCGGCCGCGGCGGTCGGGCACGGTGTGGACGGCGAGCGCGCACATCATCACGGCCGTCATCGGGTCCGGGGTGCTCTCCCTGGCGTGGGCCATCGCGCAGCTGGGCTGGGCGGCGGGCCCCGCCATCATGCTCCTCTTCGCCTTCGTCATCTACTACACCTCCACGCTCCTCGCCCAGTGCTACCGCTCCGGCGACCCGGAGAACGGCAAGCGCAACTACACCTACATGGACGCCGTCCGTGCCTCCCTCCCGGGCACCAAGGTCAAGCTCTGCGGCGTCATCCAGTACGCCAAcctcgtcggcgtcgccatcggatACACCATCGCCGCCTCCATCAGCATGCGCGCCATCCGGAGGGCCGACTGCTTCCACTACCGCCACGCCAAGGGGCAGGACGGCGCGTGCCGGAGCTCCAGCAACCCGTACATGATCGTGTTCGGCGTCGTGCAGATCCTCTTCTCGCAGATACCGGACTTCGACCAGATATGGTGGCTCTCCATCGTCGCCGCCGTCATGTCCTTCACCTACTCCACCATCGGCCTCGCCCTCGGCATCGCCCAGACCGTCGCCAACGGTGGCATCAAGGGCAGCCTCACCGGCCTCAGCGTCGGCCCAGACGTCACCTCCATGCAGAAGGTGTGGCGCAGCCTCCAGGCCTTCGGCAACATCGCCTTCGCATACTCCTACTCCATCATCCTCATCGAAATCCAG GACACGGTgaaggcgccgccgccgtctgaGGCGAAGGTGATGAAGAAGGCGACGGGGATAAGCGTGGTGACCACGACGGTGTTCTACATGCTCTGCGGGTGCATGGGGTACGCGGCGTTCGGCGACGAGGCTCCCGACAACCTCCTGACGGGGTTCGGCTTCTACGAGCCCTTCTGGCTGCTGGACGTCGCCAACGCCGCCATCGTCGTGCACCTCGTCGGCGCCTACCAGGTCTTTTGCCAGCCCCTCTTCGCCTTCGTCGAGAAGTGGGCGGCGGCGAGGTGGCCCGACAGCGCCTTCATCGCAAAGGAGCTCCGCGTGGGGCCCTTCTCGCTCAGCCTGTTCCGGCTCACGTGGCGCACGGCCTTCGTCTGCCTCACCACCGTCGTCTCCATGCTGCTCCCCTTCTTCGGCGACGTCGTGGGGCTCCTCGGCGCCCTCGCCTTTTGGCCGCTCACCGTCTACTTCCCCGTCGAGATGTACATCGTGCAGCGCCGCGTGCCACGAGGCAGCACGAGGTGGGTTTGCCTTCAGATGCTCAGCGCCGCGTGCCTCGTCGTGtctgtagccgccgccgccggctccatcGCCGACGTCATCGGCGAGCTCAAGGAGTACCGGCCGTTCAGCGGCTAA